Proteins from a genomic interval of Crassostrea angulata isolate pt1a10 chromosome 7, ASM2561291v2, whole genome shotgun sequence:
- the LOC128156700 gene encoding homeobox protein PKNOX2-like has translation MSVVQGLPPTYTESKLLNKGGNGTPSEVHSSVESMGTITIQEINDAQYEDEKKKIYGHPLFPLMELLFVKCEQASQTSDCPSSDSFDVDIQTFVQRQEKERKPFFSEDTELDNLMVKSIQVLRIHLLELEKVNELCKDFCNRYINCLKGKLQSEQLLRVDTDFDDFSEHGSSPPLSGGQVSGTAGVVTSTGMVIQQQSAAATLNQVYQMVQTPQGLVAQPIQIQSTPLQSPIVSSAVIGGSSSLNPLGLVSSQSAQAAAALDSDDDDPLGKKKSKRGVLPKHATQVMKSWLFQHIVHPYPTEDEKRQIANQTNLTLLQVNNWFINARRRILQPMLDASNPEPTKKAKSKPQNRPLQRFWPESIANIQPQLPSGLQSAVKSEAATSVTDTVQTQPIVIPIVTMPSQSEQETADDSKHSQDSISLSSHREPTDSSSSETDPH, from the exons atgtccGTGGTCCAAGGCCTCCCTCCCACATACACAGAATCCAAGTTGCTGAATAAAGGGGGCAATGGGACTCCCTCAGAAGTTCACAG TTCAGTGGAATCCATGGGGACCATTACAATACAGGAAATCAATGATGCACAGTATGAAGATgaaaagaagaagatttatgG ACATCCTCTCTTCCCTTTAATGGAGCTGCTGTTTGTGAAATGTGAACAAGCCTCCCAAACGTCGGATTGTCCTAGTTCTGACAGCTTTGATGTAGACATTCAGACATTTGTTCAGCGCCAGGAAAAGGAAAGAAAGCCTTTCTTCAGCGAAGATACAGAACTGGACAATTTG ATGGTTAAATCAATACAAGTATTACGGATTCATTTATTGGAACTGGAAAAAGTGAATGAGTTATGCAAAGACTTCTGTAACAGATACATAAACTGCCTGAAAGGCAAACTCCAAAGTGAACAACTTCTCCGTGTGGACACAGACTTTGATGATTTCAGTGAACATGGTTCTTCCCCGCCCCTAAGTGGGGGTCAGGTTTCAGGGACGGCAGGTGTGGTGACCAGTACAGGTATGGTGATTCAGCAGCAATCAGCAGCAGCCACGTTGAATCAGGTGTATCAGATGGTGCAGACTCCACAAGGGCTGGTGGCTCAGCCAATTCAG ATACAAAGCACACCTTTACAAAGTCCCATTGTCTCCAGTGCAGTGATAGGGGGAAGCTCTTCTCTGAATCCCCTGGGGTTAGTCAGCAGTCAGTCTGCCCAAGCTGCAGCAGCATTAG ACTCTGATGATGATGATCCACTGGggaaaaagaaaagtaaaagAGGAGTGCTTCCAAAGCATGCAACTCAGGTCATGAAATCTTGGCTCTTTCAACACATTGTG CATCCATACCCTACAGAAGACGAAAAAAGGCAGATAGCCAATCAGACAAATCTGACATTGTTACAGGTCAACAACTG GTTTATCAATGCCAGAAGAAGAATTCTACAGCCAATGTTGGATGCCAGTAATCCTGAACCTACAAAGAAGGCCAAGTCCAAGCCACAGAATCGTCCCTTACAGAGGTTCTGGCCAGAGAGTATAGCCAACATTCAGCCTCAGTTACCCTCGGGTCTACAGTCTGCGGTCAAGTCGGAGGCCGCCACCTCGGTCACTGACACAGTGCAGACTCAGCCCATTGTCATACCCATCGTTACAA TGCCATCTCAAAGTGAGCAAGAGACAGCTGATGATAGCAAACACAGCCAAGACAGCATTTCATTATCAAGCCACAGAGAGCCAACAGACTCATCCTCCAGTGAGACAGACCCTCACTGA